From the genome of Candidatus Zixiibacteriota bacterium:
AAAGCGTTTGCGCAGGCTGCGAAGGTCGACTACCAGGTCACGACTGTCCTGGTAGCGGTCCTGGGGATCCTTTTGAAGGCACTTGTCGATGATTCGTTCCAGTTCGGCTGGTATTGACTGGTTATATTCCCGGATCGACGTCTGGCGTGCTTCGAGTATCTTGGCCATGGTCGAGACGCGGTCGGAGCCCTCAAATGGAAACCTGCCGGAAAACAGCTTGTAAAGCAGGATCCCGAAAGAGAATATATCCGAGCGGATATCGACTTTTTCACCGCGGGCCTGTTCCGGAGACATATACGATACTGTGCCGAGGATCTTGCCTTCCTGGGTCAGGTCGGAAGACACGGTTTCCGTCTTGTCCGATTCCGGTTTCCTGAAGATTCCGGATTGTGGTTTAGCCAGTCCGAAATCCAGAATCTTGGGATCGTTGTCGTCATTGATGATAATATTGTCCGGTTTGATGTCGCGGTGGACTATGCCCAGCTTGTGGGCGGAGGCAAGCCCGGAAGCGGTCTTTTCGGCAATTCTGAGCAAGTGGTTAAAGGGACGCTGTTTTTCTGCCAGGTATTCGCTTAAGGAAACACCCTGAACATATTCCATGACGATGTAATCGAACTGATTGTCGTCTTCGTCTGTGTCGCTGTCGATGTTGAAAATCGCCATAACGTGCGGACTGGAAATCTTTGCGGCGGTTTGCGCTTCGCGCTTGAAACGTTCCAATCGTTCGGGATCGTTGAAGTTTTCGGAGTGCAGTACCTTGATCGCGACCTTGCGGTTGAGCCTGGTGTCTTCCGCCATGAATACAGTGCCCATACCGCCTTCACCCAGTTTACGGATGATCTTAAAATGCGCGAATTCTTTTCCGGCCTCAAGGCTCATGGTTACTCCCTTTTCAGGATCATGGTCGTAATATCATCGGATCTCGGGGCATCACCCACGAAAGCGTCAACATCGTCGAGGATTTTCTGGTTCAGCTCTTCCGGAGCCAGGGCCCTTGCGGGGACTGCCAGTTGCTCGAGGCGATCATCGCCATACTGCTGTTCGACATTGCCATTGTCGGCCTCGGTGACACCATCGGTGAAGATAAGCACTAAATCCGAAGGTGACAACTTAATACTTTTTTCTTCCCAGGTAGCGAAATCGAAAGCACCGATCATCATTCCGGTCGCCTCCAGGTATTCGAGATCGCCATCTGCATTTATAAACAGCGGGGGGTTGTGCCCGGCATTTACATAGTTTAGGCTGTTAGTTTCAAAGTCAAGGATAGCCGCAAATAAAGTGGCAAAGTTTTCGGACTTGCTGTAATTGCAAAGCTGGAGAGAAACATTTTCGACCGCTCGTGCCAGATCGAAGTCCGGGTTGTGATATTGAATTCGAAAAGATGCCAGGATGTTCGACATTAACAGGGCCGCACCCAGGCCCTTGCCGGAAACATCGGCAACCAGGAGCAACATCCGTCCATCGGAGATTTTCTGCAGATCGTACAGGTCGCCGCCGACAGAACGTGACTGTTCCTGGAAGAAGTGCAATTTGTATCCTTCAATATTCGGAATCTCGGTGACCAGCAGGTCGCGCTGGATCTTTGAAGCCCTGCGCAACTCAGCATTTAAGACTTCGCGGACCTGGCGTTCCTCCATCAGGTTGTAGTTGATCAGGCGGGAGGCGATGATGTTTCCAAAAGTGGCCAGAACCCGCAGGTAATCGTCGTTGTACCGATGAAGGGGCTGGGTAGTGTCTACATAGAGGATGCCGAGTACACGCTCTTCCTCGAAGAGCGGAACCGCCATGGCGGAATTCATCTCCGACATGATGATAGACTTCTGATCCGAAAAACGTGGATCGTCCATCGGGTTACCAATCAAAACCGAGGTCCGGTTTTCCATGATTTCATTTATGATTGTTTTCGATAACTGCAATTCCCCCGGTTCGTTTTTACCCAATACAAGCCTGGCGGCGGTGTAAACATCGCCGGTCTTGTCATCGATATTCAAGATTACCAGTCTTTCAGCCGGGATTATGCGTGAGATCAGCTTCAGTGATTTATCCAGCATCTCCTGCTTTGGATCGGTCTGTGCCAGCATACGGGCGATATCGAAAAGAGTCGGCAGAAGTTCGGGGATTTCCGAGGCTTTGCGCGGGAGAGGACGCTTGGTCTCGTCGACTGACATAAATACAGAATGCTCGGGAATCTCCTCTGCCAGCGGTGTGCGGGGACTTCCACTGCTTGAAAACGGTGATTCAACTCCTGTACTCAGCTTGAATTCTGCGCGCCCCAGCACAAGCGCATCTTCAGCCTTGATTCTCTTTTTGGAATCGATTTGTACCCCGTTGACCGCAGTGCCGTTATGGCTGTCGAGATCTTCGATGAAGCACTGGCCGGATTCATCGACATCGATCCTGGCATGAATCCTCGAGACCGTTTTATCGGGCACCTGAAAATCCGCGTCCGCACCGCGTCCGATACTGTAACTGCCCGGTTTAAGTTCCCAGGAATAGAACTTTTCTCCGTCGGTTCCGTCGAGTTTCAGCATAATCGTTTCAATATACTTATGAGTGTCATGATTTCAGCTATGAAAACTGGTTGCAAGATATATGCAATCAGTTTTTATGCAATAAAAAAACCGCCCGGCAATTCCGGGCGGTTCGTATATAGAGCGTATATTTAACAATCCGGTATGCTGTCGCCGTCGGGATCGCAGGGTGTGCTTCCACCGGCGAAAGCGAAATTGATTATATAGACTGCGTCACTGACTTCGACTGTCGAATCGCAGTTGACATCGGCGGATTCAAGCGGATCCGGCGCGGGGCCACCGGCAAAAGCGTAGTTGATTATGAAAATAGCGTCAGATATATCCACCGCGTCATCATCGTTGACATCGCCACACAGGTAGGGTTCGCTGACTATAAGTTGAACCTCAGGCGATGAATAGGCTGGTATGTCGTTGGTGAAGACGACAGAGAAGCTGATATTATTCAAGCCCGCCTGGAGGCCTTCGATTACCAGATCGTAATCGTTAATGATTTCAAGATCGGCGATCTGGTCAGGTTGTGTGACCTGCATGAAATTGTACTCGGTATTCGGCCTGACAAGGCTGTCATCCATATCTCTGAACCAGACTTCGAGCTGATCGAGCGTGTCACCGATACCGAGCTCAAGAGCGCCGATAACATTGGAATTGATTACATTCACGAGCGTGCTGTCATTCTGCTTGATGACCAAGCCCTTCAACTCGGGCGGAGTCTCGCAGAGATGTTCCTCGACTTTAAAAGCGTCGATACCGGCTTCTACTATGCTCTGGGTTCCGCCGTCATTGGCGGTAAAGCGGAACTGCATCTGGTCGGTCAGGCTTACCCCGGCGGCCGTGATTGTCGACGAGGGTATTGTATGTGAAGTCCAGGCCAGGTCATTGTCCTGGTCGTGCCGGGCGATTTCCTTCCAGCCGGAGGTCCCATCGTTTGCTTCCACCAAAAGCTTGTCCGAACCGTCGGAATCCGTCAGCTTCAGGAAATAGGAATATGAAACCGCGCCGTCCACCGAAAGATCGATCGAAGGCGAGATCAACCTCACCGCTCCGTCATCGACATCGGTGTTGCCGTACTGATTCTGAGTCAGGTAGCATTGACCGCTGCCGTCGGCATCGGAAGCCGGATCGTAGTCCCAGCTGTCGTCATCAACCGGAACACCTCTCTGCCAGTACCCGCTGGAAGCACCGGCCACCTCGGTTGTCCAGCCGGCGTCAGATTCAAAATTATCCTGAATCGATGTATGCACATCGACCATTGAATAGGCAACATGCGGGTTGTCGGGATCGGTGTCGTAGAAGACACCATTTTCCTGTTCCTCGGCGGTGATATAGAATTCGAGCCTGCTGTTGCAGTCCACTAACGGAAGGTAAACATGGTACACATCGGGATCAGGCATGTTCAGGTCCACAGATGTTACAGGACCATCATCGATCGAATAATGCAGTTGCCCGCTGTTGGGAACCGGAATACCGTTGTTTACGCTGTTGACTTCCACGATGAAAAAGCTGTTTTGATCGGGCGAAATCTGATCGGGAATTCCCTGTGGATACGCAAA
Proteins encoded in this window:
- a CDS encoding SpoIIE family protein phosphatase, coding for MLKLDGTDGEKFYSWELKPGSYSIGRGADADFQVPDKTVSRIHARIDVDESGQCFIEDLDSHNGTAVNGVQIDSKKRIKAEDALVLGRAEFKLSTGVESPFSSSGSPRTPLAEEIPEHSVFMSVDETKRPLPRKASEIPELLPTLFDIARMLAQTDPKQEMLDKSLKLISRIIPAERLVILNIDDKTGDVYTAARLVLGKNEPGELQLSKTIINEIMENRTSVLIGNPMDDPRFSDQKSIIMSEMNSAMAVPLFEEERVLGILYVDTTQPLHRYNDDYLRVLATFGNIIASRLINYNLMEERQVREVLNAELRRASKIQRDLLVTEIPNIEGYKLHFFQEQSRSVGGDLYDLQKISDGRMLLLVADVSGKGLGAALLMSNILASFRIQYHNPDFDLARAVENVSLQLCNYSKSENFATLFAAILDFETNSLNYVNAGHNPPLFINADGDLEYLEATGMMIGAFDFATWEEKSIKLSPSDLVLIFTDGVTEADNGNVEQQYGDDRLEQLAVPARALAPEELNQKILDDVDAFVGDAPRSDDITTMILKRE